The Lycium ferocissimum isolate CSIRO_LF1 chromosome 10, AGI_CSIRO_Lferr_CH_V1, whole genome shotgun sequence genome window below encodes:
- the LOC132034138 gene encoding eukaryotic translation initiation factor 3 subunit F-like encodes MASSDHTILQFAASSTTTSSAKVHPLVIFNICDCYVRRPDQADRIIGTLLGSVLPDGTVDIRNSYAVPHSESQDQVALDIDYHHNMLSSHQKVNPKEVIVGWFSTGSGVTGGSALIHEFFSRETTNPIHLTVDTGFTNGEASVKGFVSVHLSIGHQQLAAQFQEIPLDLRMVEAERIGFDILKTTAVDKLPNDLEGMEASMQRLLALIDDIYKYVDDVVEGRVPQDNKIGRFISDTVASLPKLSSQDFDKLVNDGLQDQLLLLYLASLTRTQLGFAEKLNTAAQIL; translated from the exons ATGGCGTCGAGTGATCATACGATATTGCAATTTGCAGCATCATCAACTACTACCTCATCTGCTAAGGTTCATCCTTTAGTTATCTTCAACATATGTGATTGCTATGTTAGACGTCCTGATCAAGCTGACCGAATCATTGGCACTCTTCTTGGATCAGTATTGCCTGATGGTACTGTTGACATTCGCAATTCTTATGCTGTTCCTCATAGCGAGTCGCAAGATCAG GTTGCTTTGGATATTGATTACCATCACAATATGTTGTCATCTCATCAGAAGGTGAATCCAAAGGAAGTCATTGTTGGATG GTTTTCTACTGGTTCCGGAGTCACAGGTGGCAGTGCTTTGATCCATGAGTTTTTTTCTAGAGAAACCACAAATCCTATACATTTGACTGTTGACACTGGATTCACAAATGGAGAAGCTTCTGTAAAAGGTTTTGTTTCTGTGCATTTGTCTATTGGACATCAGCAACTTGCTGCACAATTTCAGGAAATTCCATTGGACCTGCGCATGGTTGAAGCTGAAAGGATTGGAT TTGATATACTTAAGACGACTGCGGTAGACAAACTCCCCAACGATCTCGAAGGAATGGAAGCCTCAATGCAACGATTACTTGCTCTGATTGATGACATCTACAAATATGTTGACGACGTTGTG GAAGGACGTGTCCCACAGGACAATAAAATCGGAAGGTTCATATCTGATACCGTGGCTTCCCTTCCCAAGCTCTCATCTCAAGACTTCGATAAGCTTGTTAATGATGGGCTCCAG GACCAATTGCTGTTGCTATATTTGGCAAGCCTCACAAGGACTCAACTGGGCTTTGCAGAAAAACTTAACACTGCTGCTCAAATCCTGTGA